Proteins from a single region of Eublepharis macularius isolate TG4126 chromosome 9, MPM_Emac_v1.0, whole genome shotgun sequence:
- the LOC129335300 gene encoding urotensin-2 receptor-like, whose protein sequence is MTAELIEEASWGNFSEDGGHGDESPVTGVLGTVLIIMCLVGMTGNIYTLVVAFSGLPGRSTGSLYVYIINLALADLLYLSTIPFVVCTYFAHNWFFGDLGCRILLSLDLLTMHASIFLLTVMSLERYWAVTRPLKARWTGKSYRKLATVAVWLISLLLTVPMMVMIQLREGISHKHICFPTWTPEAFRVYLTILFSTSILGPGLVLGIVYSCLAQAYWASMKVMQPRVAGRVLKQKLFSRIFSIIVAYWACFVPFWAWQLARLYWSEDLEIGPTAQAYLNFGVTCLTYGNSCINPFLYTLLTRNYHEYMAAHGGERQAGRKVLFRRRKYEKSQAECTTVVQRPSWHKEECLNEGGKGK, encoded by the coding sequence ATGACGGCAGAACTCATTGAAGAAGCTTCATGGGGCAATTTCTCAGAGGATGGCGGGCACGGAGATGAAAGTCCTGTCACAGGAGTTTTGGGCACAGTCCTCATCATCATGTGTCTGGTTGGGATGACAGGGAATATCTATACACTGGTGGTGGCATTTAGTGGACTGCCTGGTCGCTCTACTGGATCTTTGTATGTGTACATAATCAACTTGGCCTTGGCGGACTTACTCTACCTTTCCACCATCCCCTTTGTGGTATGCACGTATTTTGCTCACAATTGGTTCTTTGGGGATTTGGGCTGCAGGATTTTGCTCAGTTTGGACCTGCTCACCATGCATGCTAGCATCTTCTTGCTCACAGTCATGAGCTTGGAACGTTACTGGGCAGTGACTAGGCCATTGAAGGCCAGATGGACTGGAAAGAGCTACCGCAAACTTGCCACTGTAGCTGTATGGCTGATCTCATTGTTGCTTACTGTACCCATGATGGTCATGATCCAGCTGCGGGAAGGTATCAGCCACAAACACATCTGTTTTCCAACATGGACTCCTGAAGCATTCAGAGTTTACCTCACAATTCTGTTCAGTACAAGCATCCTAGGGCCTGGCCTAGTCTTGGGCATAGTGTATTCTTGCCTCGCCCAGGCCTACTGGGCCTCCATGAAAGTGATGCAGCCACGAGTGGCAGGCAGGGTCTTGAAACAGAAGCTCTTCTCCAGGATCTTCAGCATCATTGTAGCCTACTGGGCCTGCTTTGTGCCATTCTGGGCCTGGCAACTAGCCAGATTGTACTGGTCTGAGGATTTGGAGATTGGCCCTACTGCTCAGGCTTACCTCAACTTCGGCGTGACCTGCTTGACTTATGGTAACAGCTGCATCAACCCATTCCTTTATACCCTGCTCACCAGGAACTACCATGAGTATATGGCAGCCcatggtggggaaaggcaggcaggcaggaaggttCTCTTCAGAAGGAGGAAGTATGAAAAGTCCCAAGCAGAATGCACAACTGTGGTTCAAAGGCCATCTTGGCACAAGGAGGAATGCTTAAATGAAGGGGGCAAAGGAAAATAA